The Silene latifolia isolate original U9 population chromosome 4, ASM4854445v1, whole genome shotgun sequence region CCTTCCATCAGTTTTCCTCCAACCCCTTCCTCTCTCCTCTTATAGGGTTATCTTGTTATTATTAACCGTAACATATAAAGACTCTAGAACACCAAACATGTCTGATCAGTATACGCAAGTAAATTGGGAATCGAACAAAAGGCAAAACATCACATGAGTAAAGATAAAATGGGAAGAATAAAGAGAAGATACCTGCTGAAGTAATGCAATGCGTTGATTAGTGGCAGCCATAACAACAGCACAGAAAGGAAACCTAGAAGCCTTCAAGCTATTACTCATCTTAAAGCCCTCGCTAGCCCGAATACTCCCACCCCACGCCACAAAATTCTCGTTAACAAAAGCGGAAAACAGCTCACTGCAGAGGGTGGTATCACAGAAGAGGGGAGTATCAGGGTGATCAGGTGAATGCAAATACACAAAGAGCAGCTTATACTCCTGCCTCGACCTCTGCAGCGCCTCCATAAACCCCTCGGACACGAACCTGGGCCTGGCAGTGGCAGTCTGACCGTACTCCCTCTCAAAGGCAGCTATGAAGTCGGCAGCCTCGGCCGCAGACGGTGAGGATTGAACGAGCGGACTTGAATCCCCACCGCGATTGGCGCCCTGAGGTCCAAGGCCAATCATTCCGATGGAGTAAGAGAGGATTCCGCCGACGGCCCACACACCGAGGCCAACCGCACCAGAGATCAACCCTAGTCCTCCTGATACGACGGAGATAGGGAGAGTGACGAGGCGCCATACGATACCCGGGCCCACAGCGGCGGCGGAAGAAAGAGGTGAGGATGGTGTGACGTCGGAAGTGGAGACGGCGGTGGTAGAGAGGTGGTCATCGGGGGAATTAGGGTTAGCAGTAAAGGAGGCGATAGCAAGTTCAAGATCCCAATTGTGAGCGGATAAGATGTCATTGCATAAATCAGTATCTTCTAAACCAGTAATTGCTTGGAAATACGCGACTTTATCTTGTGCATCAACcatctcttctcttctcttctcttctcttctcttatgTTGTACTGTATGTATGTTTGAAttaacaagaagaagaagaagaagaattcgGAGGTGGTTGTATCTTGTATTCTTGAAATGGAGTAAAATGTAAGTATGATACGGCTGTTTTTGAGTGTTATCTTCTGTATCAGTGTTTTGTTTTGTGGTTTGATTTTGGTGATTTAATTCTGGAATATCTCATCTAAGGGATGATTAATTCATCAAACATGAAATGAATGAAATATTCAAAGGCCACTAAGCTTGCTTTTACGGACTCATTTTTATCCAATTACCCAATCAAACCGCCATTCATATTTCCACCACCTTCCCAATTGTCGGTTCAAACCACAACTTCTCACTAATTTCACTTTAACTAATACGGACTATATACACACACCACCACACTTCAAtccgatcacaatcacaattttTTGTGATTTAAGATGTACTTGTTGTTAATTTAAACAatgttaaaataaaaaaaattgtaagTGATCTCaatttaagaccgtcttaaccaATACCTACTATAGTTCGATAGCTATTATAATATCCCATTTTGAAAATATTAGCTCACCTAACTACGCCAAAGTCGTCACCCCATTACTCAAATATTaagaataatataataataagttattactccctccgttccggtcaattgttgtcctttggtttgacacaaagaccaacgAAATAGGAGATGaacaataactaaatgacaagtggaacaaattaaatgcgaatgatcaaattactcatcaagttcattcttaaaatagaaaggacaacaaatgactgagacactcaaaaatgaaaaaggacaacaaatgaccgggacagagggagtataaattATCAAAAGCAATAGTACATTTTTTATAAAGCTGGTCAACGTGACGGGTTAGCTCAACCTAGCCCGACATATTAGGCCTTTTTTTTTTACCGGCTAGCGCGGGAATAGCCCATTCGCTCTAAAATAATGAATGTCCCAACTTTGTGAGCTACAACAGTGTTAATTGGAGGACATGAAGGTACTTGAACTATAATGTTAATTGTACGCTATTAGACATTAATGGGTAATACAAGTGTAAAAGAACTCTTCATCACACTAAAAAATGTATCACAGATGTATAGTACAAACCAAACTACAGAGTACATAATAGTAAGACTACATACTGAACAGCATAATTTAGGGTGAAGGCCTCCAAAAATGCTTTGAAACAGTTCCGAAACATTTTAGGAAGACGACAAAGACCTGAAAGGAAGTACCAGACTAATGACAACTACAGTTCTTGAATTAGAGTGTTGTTTTCGTTCTTTGTTTTCGAATCACTAGCTACGGATGGTCTGCCATTGCCAAGATATTCTAATTGTGATGTCTTTTCAGCACTAACCAGCGTTGATAAGGCAGGCCAAACTTGTTGAGGCTGCTCATGCACCCAGCACATCATGAACTGAACTTTCCTTGCGGCGGACTTGAGTTTTCTCTTCACCTCCACCCTATTAGTCTTTCTTTGTTTCTCGAATTTCAGCTCTCTCTGTGCGGCCTCGATCATTCTCTGCAGATCACACAGTGCACAAACTAAAGCAGCCCCACCCAGTGAAATCAGGGACGTTACATCATCGAGAAGACCAATTCCAAATTGCAAACCTCCCATATGCCTAAATGCAGGAGTACAAGTCTGCTCCAAGCAATTTGAAACGGCTTCTAACACAGATTCAGGTTGGGCTCCTTGGCCCAGAATTGAGGACACACTTAGCACCACCATTGAAGCTCCAACAGAATCAGAATGCCAATCCCCATTATAAAGACGGAGGGTGAAACAATAGCTATATACGATGTCAACCAGATGAATGCCAATTAGCGGGGATGGCTCTACAGATGTCAGCTTCTTAAGTGGTGGCAATGGCGTCTCTGGCCCAAGTGGAATCTCAGTATCAAGGATTTGTTCAGAGTCAGCTTGCGGTAACTTTGATGGCTCATCTCTTGCTAAAGGCTGGATGAGCCGGGTTCCTTCATCACTTAAAGATATAGTTCTTGCAGAAGGATTCAACCACCATGGCTCCCATGGCTCTATAAGCTTGCTCAATTCTCCACTTGTCATCGCTCTACGGAAAAGTTTCTTCTCTTCGGCACTCAATTCTTCATAATACAATTCACCACCTGGATACAAAACCTTTTGCTTTAAGACTTTGCATGAAATTATATTCTGCGGTTCTGCCTCCTTATGATGAAAAAAACAGATACATTTGGGCCTTGAGGCAAAAAAAAAGAGACGGCAAAACACACTAAATATTCTCAAGTCCTATGTTACTTCGACTCTTCTATTTAGAGCCGTACCTGTGTCCGACACGACACGACATGGATATGGGTATGGAATCCGCACCCGACACTTCTCAATCTAACAATTTCTCAATCTGACACTTCCTTTGGAACTAGTTGGAAGAGGTAATAAAGAGGCTTAGATGATAAAAAATAGATACAGAGAGTGTTTATGATGCATCTAGTATGATTTATTAAATTATTTTAAGCCTTATTTGTCAAATTACTTTACATTTTACCTTCAAAAACTCCGAATATTTCAATTTTCTAAGTCTACTTTGGCTTTGAAACATGTCCCCGCACACGTATCCTTATTTTTGGACAAGGTCCCCATGTCTAAAAAATTTAGTCATGATGAGTCCGACACTTGGATCCACACCCGTGTCTGACACTCATACCCGAGTTTGAGTAACATATTTTTCAACTATGGGAATGGATCTGCAACCGGAGACTGAATTGTAGAGGTAGGCAACCGACCAAAGAGCAAAGAGGTATTATTGAAAGTCTAAAGAGTAAAAATGCAAGGACTAAAAGACACATACCCGATAGAACCTTCTGAATTGTATCTTCTGAGAGAGCTGACTCTGCGGATTTAAAAGATAGTGAGTGAGAACATATATGAGAGTTTGAAGGTAACTAAGACTTGCTCATTACTAATGGCTTACATACACAAACAGAACAAACAGAGACTGAATGGAAATGTACAATATCTTATCAAACCTTATAAAAAAAGAAGTTAAGATGGATGGATAACTAATGGCTTAAATAAAACTTTTTAATGTAGATTATACCTAGTTATCTAACAACTCAAATTCGAGCACTGAAAGAAAACTAAGAACACTCATATGTCCAATTGACAGATAAGAAAAGAATACCAAAGCAAGCTAGATCCGCAAACCATGTTGATATGCATGACAAAACCTACCAATCAAAGAGGCTGAAATATCCTGAGCAAAAGAACTAAAGTGCTCACGAAAATTATCAATGCCATTCAACTAGTACAGGACAGCCTAGTGTTGGGAGAAAAATAAAGACTTGAGAGAAAATTACTTGTTATACAACAAATTGTACGAATTAGGATCATTGTTATAAACTTAATATGTTATGGTTTCTTGTCTCAGAGGTCAGATCCATAGTCTATAATTTGACCACAAGGCACAATCGATAATAGGCGGGGGTCTAGAACCAGCATCCCAACCTTGATAACTCACGTCTAACGCACTAAACCAATCTCCGCTTGGATGTGGATGTGAAACAGAATTGACGAATACATACCATCCTCATCCATGCTATCTTCCTCATCCTGGGCATGGAATCTTTTGAGAATATCCATCATTTTCTTCTTGCTTTGGTCATCAGGACGCAGCTGCCTCATCTCATCCATAACATTCTCGCGCATAAAAGATTCAGTGCATCGAAGGCTATGAGACTGAATTCACCACAGCAGAACATATCAGAGAAACTAACACAAGTACTCTGCCCCAAAGCAGTTTCTTATTCTCAAACAGCTTAATAACACCCACAAAAATATAAGCCCCTCATATACAATACAATAAGAAATGGGATTACTGATTAGCATTATTATCTCATATACCCTAAAAATAAGTCTGAGAAAACCAAGCCATTAA contains the following coding sequences:
- the LOC141653722 gene encoding plant UBX domain-containing protein 10, with product MVDAQDKVAYFQAITGLEDTDLCNDILSAHNWDLELAIASFTANPNSPDDHLSTTAVSTSDVTPSSPLSSAAAVGPGIVWRLVTLPISVVSGGLGLISGAVGLGVWAVGGILSYSIGMIGLGPQGANRGGDSSPLVQSSPSAAEAADFIAAFEREYGQTATARPRFVSEGFMEALQRSRQEYKLLFVYLHSPDHPDTPLFCDTTLCSELFSAFVNENFVAWGGSIRASEGFKMSNSLKASRFPFCAVVMAATNQRIALLQQIEGPKTPEEMLSILQRVLEETAPVLVSARLEAEERRNNMRLREEQDAAYRAALEADQARERQRREEQERIERERAEEERKRKEEEEAREREAKEAVEREAALVRRRMEKALSLGAEPEKGPDVTQVLVRFPTGERKDRRFHSSATVQSIYDYVDSLECSNIEKYSLVSNFPRTVFGPEKLSLTLKEAGLHPQASLFVEPN
- the LOC141653724 gene encoding uncharacterized protein LOC141653724 isoform X2 encodes the protein MRENVMDEMRQLRPDDQSKKKMMDILKRFHAQDEEDSMDEDESALSEDTIQKVLSGGELYYEELSAEEKKLFRRAMTSGELSKLIEPWEPWWLNPSARTISLSDEGTRLIQPLARDEPSKLPQADSEQILDTEIPLGPETPLPPLKKLTSVEPSPLIGIHLVDIVYSYCFTLRLYNGDWHSDSVGASMVVLSVSSILGQGAQPESVLEAVSNCLEQTCTPAFRHMGGLQFGIGLLDDVTSLISLGGAALVCALCDLQRMIEAAQRELKFEKQRKTNRVEVKRKLKSAARKVQFMMCWVHEQPQQVWPALSTLVSAEKTSQLEYLGNGRPSVASDSKTKNENNTLIQEL
- the LOC141653724 gene encoding uncharacterized protein LOC141653724 isoform X1, whose amino-acid sequence is MEDKIVTSCSSSSDTHNNPSGTSRVICLVCEKQFSQYTCPRCNTRYCSLPCYKSHSLRCTESFMRENVMDEMRQLRPDDQSKKKMMDILKRFHAQDEEDSMDEDESALSEDTIQKVLSGGELYYEELSAEEKKLFRRAMTSGELSKLIEPWEPWWLNPSARTISLSDEGTRLIQPLARDEPSKLPQADSEQILDTEIPLGPETPLPPLKKLTSVEPSPLIGIHLVDIVYSYCFTLRLYNGDWHSDSVGASMVVLSVSSILGQGAQPESVLEAVSNCLEQTCTPAFRHMGGLQFGIGLLDDVTSLISLGGAALVCALCDLQRMIEAAQRELKFEKQRKTNRVEVKRKLKSAARKVQFMMCWVHEQPQQVWPALSTLVSAEKTSQLEYLGNGRPSVASDSKTKNENNTLIQEL